A region from the Alnus glutinosa chromosome 5, dhAlnGlut1.1, whole genome shotgun sequence genome encodes:
- the LOC133868527 gene encoding LOB domain-containing protein 4, whose protein sequence is MKESGRKQGAPSPCAACKLLRRRCAEDCVFAPYFPADEPQKFANVHKVFGASNVNKMLQDLEAHQRGDAVSSMVYEANARVRDPVYGCVGAISCLQQQIDALQTQLALAQAEVVHLRVRQTTPFPNHWVRQGSPSSSGSPSSRVMGSQAKPIFDMDMVVDQPSLGETMWSC, encoded by the exons ATGAAGGAGAGTGGCAGGAAACAAGGTGCTCCTTCACCGTGCGCGGCATGCAAGCTTCTCAGGCGAAGGTGTGCAGAGGATTGTGTGTTTGCCCCTTATTTTCCAGCTGACGAACCTCAGAAGTTTGCTAACGTGCACAAGGTCTTTGGTGCCAGCAATGTCAACAAAATGTTACAG GATTTGGAAGCGCACCAGCGAGGCGATGCGGTGAGTAGCATGGTTTATGAAGCAAATGCAAGGGTGCGTGACCCGGTGTATGGGTGCGTTGGGGCCATATCGTGTCTACAGCAACAGATTGATGCCCTCCAGACCCAATTGGCACTGGCTCAGGCTGAGGTGGTGCACCTGCGGGTGAGGCAGACCACACCATTCCCCAACCATTGGGTCCGCCAGGGCAGCCCCAGTAGCAGCGGCTCGCCCTCATCCAGGGTCATGGGCTCCCAGGCCAAGCCCATTTTTGACATGGATATGGTGGTGGACCAGCCCAGCTTGGGAGAGACAATGTGGTCATGCTAG